In Oncorhynchus tshawytscha isolate Ot180627B unplaced genomic scaffold, Otsh_v2.0 Un_scaffold_4246_pilon_pilon, whole genome shotgun sequence, a genomic segment contains:
- the LOC112267654 gene encoding mitochondrial pyruvate carrier 2-like, which produces MALVGVRASYHRILNKIELKLPAKLRPFYNHPAGPKTVFFWAPVCKWGLVMAGMADMTRPADKLSLSQSGVLMTTGVIWSRYSLVIIPKNWGLFFVNGFLGLAGANQLVRIWMYQQEVKKQQDEKAQIPII; this is translated from the exons ATGGCTTTAGTGGGAGTTAGAGCTTCATACCACAGGATTCTTAACAAGATCGAGCTCAAACTACCTGCTAAACTGAGACCTTTCTACAACCATCCAGCAG GTCCAAAGACAGTCTTCTTCTGGGCACCAGTGTGTAAATGG ggtCTGGTTATGGCTGGCATGGCTGATATGACAAGGCCAGCTGATAAACTGAGCCTCTCTCAGTCTGGAGTACTCATGACTACAG GTGTTATTTGGTCCCGATATTCTCTTGTCATTATTCCGAAGAACTGGGGTCTCTTTTTTGTCAACGGTTTTCTTGGATTGGCAGGAGCCAACCAACTTGTTAGAATCTGGAT GTACCAACAGGAAGTAAAGAAGCAACAGGACGAGAAGGCCCAGATCCCCatcatataa